Genomic DNA from Shewanella woodyi ATCC 51908:
TCGCTTACCTTATTCCTGCGCTACTTAGTGGTCAGCAGATCATCGTCAGTACTGGCAGTAAAAACCTTCAAGAGCAGCTATTTTATAAAGATCTTCCTACACTTCTTTCATTGCTGAAATTGACCCCTAAGGTGGCGTTGCTCAAAGGGCGCAACAACTATTTGTGCCAAGAGCTATTAGAGAAACAGCTGCAGGCCTGTGATTCTCTAGACACGAAAGTACTTGATGATCTACTTAGAATTAATCAGTGGGCGGGGCAAACCAGTGATGGGGATTTAGGTGGGCTGACATCTGTGTCAGAGACCTCCGATGCGCTGCCCTTAATTGCCAGCCGGCGCGAGGTTTGCTCCGGTAAAAAGTGTGCTCACTATGAGGTGTGTTATACCCGAAAAGCGCGCAGTAAAGCGATGGATGCCAAGGTGATTGTGGTCAACCACCACCTTTTCTTTGCTGACAGGGTATTAAAAGAGACTGGATTTGCCGAGTTATTACCAGAGTCGGATGTGGTGATTTTCGATGAGGCACATCTGCTACCAGATATTGCTGTGACCTATTTCGGTCAGCAACTCTCCACCCGCAGCTTCAGTGAGCTGCTCAATGAGATTATCAATATCTACCGCAATGAGCTTAGGGATTCTGCCCAGATAGAGACACTGACCTCTCGCTGTATTCGTTTTTTTAATGATTGGCATCAACAGCTGTTTGAATATGATGAAACTGACTGGCGACGCTTGATGGGAGAGCAGCAGATTGCTGCTTCCTCTTGGGAGTTAATCGCTGAATTTAAGGCTTTGGAAAACCTGCTTATTGGGCATCTTGGGCGCAGTGATGATCTGGACAGCGCGGTTGAAAAGCTTAATGGTTATATTCACAAACTGAATCAATTTTTGCTTTGTGACAATGAACAAGCGGCATACAACATAGATTATGGCCATCGCTATTTGACATTAAGAATCGCGCCAATTCATGTTTCCCGTGAGTGCGAGCAGTTATTTGACCCTAAAACGGCGTGGATATTTACCTCTGCAACCTTACAGATCAATCGTGATTTAAGTTTATTTACTAAAGATTTAGGCATAGACAGTGCGAAAAAGATGATCTTAGACAGTCCCTTTGATTATTTTAATAATGCACTTTTATGTGTGCCTCGCCATCTTTCGCGGGTCAGTTATCATGATGCTGCGGTCAGGGATCTCGTCGCGGTAGCAACCAAAGCGATTAATGCGGCTCAAGGGCGGACATTTATTCTCTTTACCAGTCATAGAATGATGAACGCGGTCGCGACAGTACTGAGCAGTAGGGTGCAATATCCATTATTGGTACAGGGTCAGGCTGGTAAGCAGAGTCTGCTGAAGAAGTTTCGTCAATTAGGTAACGCGGTACTGCTTGGTACTGGTGCATTTTGGGAGGGGGTTGATATGCGTGGCAGATTGTTAAGCTGCGTGATTATCGACAAACTGCCATTTGTGTCACCGGATGATAGCTTATACCGTGCGCGCGCCGACAGTATCTCCCGTGATGGCAAAGACCCCTTTGCCACACTCTCTTTGCCACAAGCGGTGATCTCACTTAATCAAGGGGTTGGCCGTTTAATTCGAGATGAAAAGGATAAGGGAGTATTAATCTTGTGTGATAACCGCATTGTTAATCGCCCCTACGGACAGGCATTTCTTAACTCACTTCCACCGATGAAACGTACTCGGGATATGGACCAGGTTGTCAATTTTTTAGAAAAGATAAAATAATAAAAGAGGGCGAGATTAATAATCTCGCCCTCTTTTATTTCATTGGACTCGCTATTGAGTTCAACGATTGAGCTTGGCATTAGTGCAGCTTCATTCTCGGTCTGACAACGCGCATTACTTTCTCGGCAAACCAGAGTCCGAGGGTTTTAACGCTGCCGTGTATGGCTCTTTGGTGCATGCGGTACAAAGAGATATAAACTAGACGAGCAATTCTGCCCTCAATGAACATGCTGTTCTTAGTCAAGTTACCCATCAAGCTGCCCACAGTACTGAAACGTGAGAGATTAACCAGTGAACCATGATCCACATAGGTGTAAGCTTCTCTTGGTTCACCGTTGAGCTCGTTAATAATGTTTTTCTCTACACATTCAGCCATTTGGTGCGCCGACTGTGCACGTGGTGGAACAAAGCTGCCATCGGCTTGTTGGCAAGCACAACAATCCCCGATCACATAGATAGCCTCATCGACAGTGCTAAGTAGGCTAGGTTTGACCATGATCTGATTGGCGCGGTTTAGCTCAAACAGTTCAATCGACTTGATAAAGTCTGGCGCTTTCACTCCTGCGGCCCATAGCATCAAGTTGGCTTCAATCACCTCTCCTTCAGAGGTGACAAACCCTTGAGCTGTGGCTTCGCTGATGCGGGTGTTTTCCATCACATTGACACCCAGCTTAGTCAACTCACGTCTGGCAGAGCCTGCAATACGCTCAGGCAGTGCAGGGAGAATACGAGGGCCAGCTTCAATAAGGTGGATATTGAGTTTTTCAGCTGTCATCTTGCTTAAGCCATAGATTTTCAACATCTCGGTGACATGGTAAAGCTCTGCTGAAAGCTCAACTCCTGTTGCACCGCCGCCAACGATGGCGATGTTGAGCTGGTTAATAGATTCTGACTGGTGGACTCGGGTAAAGCAGTCCAGTAGGGCATCGTGAAAACGATTTGCCTGCTGGTGGGAGTCGAGGAAGAAGCAGTTCTCTTTTACGCCTGGGGTGTTGAAATCATTGCTGACACTGCCGATAGCTATCACTAATTTATCGTATGAGATCTGACGTTCAGGCAAGATAGTATGACCAGCATCATCGGCAATAGGAGCCATGGTGATCTGCTTCGTTTCAGCATTGAGTCCACAGAAAGTTCCAAGCTGAAATTGGTAGCCATGTTTTGCAGCATGAGCAGAGTAGACAACGCCATCGAGATCGGAATCCAGTGAGCCAGTGGCGACCTCATGAAGCAGGGGTTTCCATATGTGGGTACGATTTTTATCGACAAGGATAATCTGAGCACGGTTTTTTCTCCCCAGCTTGTGTCCTAGCTGAGTGGCTAGCTCTAATCCTCCGGCGCCACCGCCAATGATAACAATTCTTGGCCCTGCTGCGTTCATCTGTTGCTCCGTAAAATGCTTATGTTGGTAAAATTAAATAAATCACACGGATCGACTGCTTGTGATCCGTCGTTAGGGTGCTAGCTAGAATTAACCAACATGACATCTGGTTAACAGTAAGCAAGCTGCTAATTCAAATTTTTAGTGAGGAAAGGACTACATAACGAGATACTTATACTGGCTGATATTATTGATTATGTCACCAGTATATTTACCTAAATTTGAGCTGCTTGCTGGAGAATTAAGCTAGTGTAGCGATAAGTTAATCTCTGTGTAGACTTACTGTTAATGTGAGTTTGTTGTTTAAAGGCGATGGTCATATCTTCACCAATCTGTTTAAAATTGAAGTGATGAATAACTTATGAAGTAACTTGTTGGGGAACCGTGTTATTCATGCTATGTTTTTGTTTTACTCATGTTTTTAATAAGGTAAAGGGGGGCTAGTGCGAGCATTTGATTTTGATTTGAAAAGTTTGCAGGTGTTTGTCATTGCGGCCCAAACTGGCAGCATGACAGAAACTGCCAGACGTTTAGGCTTGACCCAATCTTCGGTATCCCAGACCTTGTCTATGTTAGAAAAAAACCTCAAGGTGGAGTTGCTCGATCGCACTGTTCGGCCACTTGGGCTGACCATTGCAGGGCGCTATTTTTTTGATCAATCCAGTCATCTTCTTTCCCAAGCTGAGCAGACTCAAAAGGTGTTTAGCCAAGGGGCTTTTGAGCAACTTCACTTAGTGCGTATCGCTATGGTTGACTCCTTGGCAACTTCGTTAGGCAAGCCCTTGATTGAAGCTGTGAAAAAGCGAACAGAGAACTGGACATTGTCCACTGGCCGCTCCCACATGCATGCCGATGCGTTAATGTCTCGCCAAGTCGATATTATTATCTCTGATGATGCACTTGAAGACAGTGATGAGCTCAGCCGCTACCCAATATTGAGTGAGCCTTTTGTTTTAGTCAGCCCCTTGAATGTGGGTTGGGAGCATAAAGAGGGGAGTTTAGTAAGCGATATTCACCGTTTACATCAAGAGTTGGATTTTGTTCGCTATACCCACGATTCCTTAATCGGTACCAGTATCGAGCGATACCTAAGACGTCTTGGCATTAAACCAGCAATGAGATTACAGTTGGATAATACCTTTGCTGTACTGTCTATGGTGGCATCTGGTCTGGGCTGGACCATCACGACCCCTTTGTGTTTGTACCAAAGTGGTATCCCTTTGGCGCAAGTCAAGTGCCAGCCACTCCCTGCCAATTATGGTTTTAAGCGACGTTTAACCTTAGTCACTCGTCGCCATGAACTGAGCGATCTGGCAGAGCAGATGGCCAGAGACAGTTGTGAGATCATGTCCGAGTGTTTTCTACCTGAACTTGAAAAAGATCTTCCCTGGCTAGTGGCAGATATCGATATAGGTTAACCGTTCCACTATTGAGTTTATAGGAGTCGTTTTTCTAGTATTAAAAAAATTAATACTACAGCGTTAGGACAAATGATTGTTGTTGTCGTTTAGCAAGGAGGCTATTAGGTTCGATGAGGTGTTAATTCAAAGCGAGCATCGGGCCATTTCGCAAACAAAGATAAAGGGAAATGTCATGTCACAAGAATCAAAGCAACAAAGTGCACCTAAAACAAAAAATAAAAGCATCGAGTATGAAGCCGTTTCCGATGAGTACATGAGTCAACGTCAGCTTAAAAAGGGGGTAGCTGGTTGGGTATTACTGGCGAGTTTGGGGATATCTTATGTGATCTCCGGTGATTTTGCGGGGTGGAATTTCGGCCTCGAACTTGGCGGCTTTGGCGGTATGTTAATCGCAACATTGGTGATGGGATTAATGTATATCTGCTTAGTATTAAGCTTGGCGGAGATGTCATCCTCACTGCCAACAGCGGGGGGCGGCTACAGCTTTGCTCGCCGTGCTATGGGTCCCTGGGGAGGCTTTTT
This window encodes:
- a CDS encoding ATP-dependent DNA helicase, which produces MKALTQKLTKATLDAFSADGALASHVQGYSAREVQISMASAVCEAIAEQHNLVVEAGTGVGKTFAYLIPALLSGQQIIVSTGSKNLQEQLFYKDLPTLLSLLKLTPKVALLKGRNNYLCQELLEKQLQACDSLDTKVLDDLLRINQWAGQTSDGDLGGLTSVSETSDALPLIASRREVCSGKKCAHYEVCYTRKARSKAMDAKVIVVNHHLFFADRVLKETGFAELLPESDVVIFDEAHLLPDIAVTYFGQQLSTRSFSELLNEIINIYRNELRDSAQIETLTSRCIRFFNDWHQQLFEYDETDWRRLMGEQQIAASSWELIAEFKALENLLIGHLGRSDDLDSAVEKLNGYIHKLNQFLLCDNEQAAYNIDYGHRYLTLRIAPIHVSRECEQLFDPKTAWIFTSATLQINRDLSLFTKDLGIDSAKKMILDSPFDYFNNALLCVPRHLSRVSYHDAAVRDLVAVATKAINAAQGRTFILFTSHRMMNAVATVLSSRVQYPLLVQGQAGKQSLLKKFRQLGNAVLLGTGAFWEGVDMRGRLLSCVIIDKLPFVSPDDSLYRARADSISRDGKDPFATLSLPQAVISLNQGVGRLIRDEKDKGVLILCDNRIVNRPYGQAFLNSLPPMKRTRDMDQVVNFLEKIK
- a CDS encoding NAD(P)/FAD-dependent oxidoreductase, which encodes MNAAGPRIVIIGGGAGGLELATQLGHKLGRKNRAQIILVDKNRTHIWKPLLHEVATGSLDSDLDGVVYSAHAAKHGYQFQLGTFCGLNAETKQITMAPIADDAGHTILPERQISYDKLVIAIGSVSNDFNTPGVKENCFFLDSHQQANRFHDALLDCFTRVHQSESINQLNIAIVGGGATGVELSAELYHVTEMLKIYGLSKMTAEKLNIHLIEAGPRILPALPERIAGSARRELTKLGVNVMENTRISEATAQGFVTSEGEVIEANLMLWAAGVKAPDFIKSIELFELNRANQIMVKPSLLSTVDEAIYVIGDCCACQQADGSFVPPRAQSAHQMAECVEKNIINELNGEPREAYTYVDHGSLVNLSRFSTVGSLMGNLTKNSMFIEGRIARLVYISLYRMHQRAIHGSVKTLGLWFAEKVMRVVRPRMKLH
- a CDS encoding LysR family transcriptional regulator; translated protein: MRAFDFDLKSLQVFVIAAQTGSMTETARRLGLTQSSVSQTLSMLEKNLKVELLDRTVRPLGLTIAGRYFFDQSSHLLSQAEQTQKVFSQGAFEQLHLVRIAMVDSLATSLGKPLIEAVKKRTENWTLSTGRSHMHADALMSRQVDIIISDDALEDSDELSRYPILSEPFVLVSPLNVGWEHKEGSLVSDIHRLHQELDFVRYTHDSLIGTSIERYLRRLGIKPAMRLQLDNTFAVLSMVASGLGWTITTPLCLYQSGIPLAQVKCQPLPANYGFKRRLTLVTRRHELSDLAEQMARDSCEIMSECFLPELEKDLPWLVADIDIG